One region of Flavobacterium sp. GSB-24 genomic DNA includes:
- a CDS encoding UDP-glucuronic acid decarboxylase family protein has translation MKRILITGAAGFLGSHLCDRFIKEGYFVIGMDNLITGDLKNIEHLFKLENFEFYHHDITKFVHVPGDLDYILHFASPASPIDYLKIPIQTLKVGSLGTHNLLGLARVKKARILIASTSEVYGDPLVHPQTEEYYGNVNTIGPRGVYDEAKRFQESITMAYHTFHGVETRIVRIFNTYGPRMRLNDGRVIPAFIGQALRGEDLTIFGDGSQTRSFCYVDDQVEGIFRLLHSDYVYPVNIGNPDEITIKDFAEEIIKLTGTNQKVVYHPLPINDPLQRQPDTTKAKELLGWEAKVSRSEGMKITYDYFRSLSKEELSKEEHKDFSSYIK, from the coding sequence ATGAAAAGAATACTTATCACCGGAGCTGCAGGATTTCTAGGATCGCATTTATGTGACAGATTTATCAAAGAAGGATATTTTGTTATTGGAATGGATAATTTAATTACTGGAGATCTTAAAAATATCGAACACTTATTCAAGTTAGAAAACTTTGAGTTTTATCATCATGATATTACAAAATTTGTTCATGTTCCAGGTGATTTAGATTATATTTTGCATTTTGCTTCGCCGGCAAGTCCGATCGATTATTTAAAAATTCCAATTCAGACTTTAAAAGTAGGATCTCTTGGAACGCATAATTTATTAGGATTGGCGAGAGTAAAAAAAGCACGAATTTTAATTGCGTCAACATCTGAAGTTTATGGAGATCCGTTAGTGCATCCGCAGACCGAAGAATATTACGGAAACGTAAATACAATTGGACCTCGAGGTGTTTATGATGAAGCAAAACGTTTCCAAGAATCTATAACAATGGCATATCATACTTTTCACGGAGTAGAAACCAGAATCGTGCGTATTTTTAATACTTATGGACCAAGAATGCGATTAAACGATGGTCGTGTAATTCCGGCATTCATCGGTCAGGCTTTACGTGGTGAAGATTTAACGATTTTTGGCGATGGTTCACAAACGCGTTCTTTCTGTTATGTAGACGATCAAGTTGAAGGTATTTTTAGATTATTACATTCAGATTATGTATATCCAGTAAATATTGGAAATCCAGATGAAATTACGATTAAAGATTTTGCAGAAGAAATTATAAAACTGACCGGAACAAACCAGAAAGTAGTATATCATCCATTACCAATAAATGATCCATTACAACGTCAGCCAGACACGACAAAAGCAAAAGAATTGTTAGGCTGGGAAGCAAAAGTAAGTCGTTCTGAAGGAATGAAAATCACTTACGATTATTTCAGGTCACTTTCGAAAGAAGAACTTTCAAAAGAAGAACACAAAGATTTTTCGAGTTATATAAAATAA
- a CDS encoding glycosyltransferase family 4 protein yields the protein MNDILIISNYYPPEKGAAANRIEQLALKLNQNGYEVSVISPLPNYPKGELFPEYKGKFSVTEKIQNITLKRLWIYPSNSSNIFKRIVSTLSFSSVLFFYLLFAKTPKKVIVQSPPLLLSFVSVFALWIKRKKIILNVSDLWPTAAIELQVLKKNSISHKMLLFIERFIYKKATHIFGQSNEIIDHIHSIFPKKKCFLYRNYPDHFIENVIPENDNSNEPIKLFYAGLLGVAQGVFELIQQLNLENLNIELHIFGDGAEKAQIVNYMNENPMQKIIFHGMLDRNVLHEKLMSLDIALVPLKTRIYGSVPSKIFEYSALGFPILYFGGGEGESIVEENNLGWVVPVEDFEGLNVALQKISATGKDKIQSMKKTIFLHAKSNFNLDQQMKNLIENDAF from the coding sequence ATGAACGACATTTTAATTATATCCAATTATTATCCTCCTGAAAAAGGTGCAGCTGCTAATCGAATTGAACAATTGGCTTTGAAATTAAACCAAAACGGATATGAAGTTTCGGTGATTTCTCCTCTTCCAAATTACCCAAAAGGCGAACTTTTTCCAGAATATAAAGGCAAATTTTCGGTTACAGAAAAAATTCAGAATATTACTTTAAAACGTCTTTGGATTTATCCAAGCAACAGCTCTAACATTTTTAAAAGAATTGTTTCGACATTATCGTTTTCAAGTGTTTTGTTTTTTTATTTATTATTTGCTAAAACACCTAAAAAAGTAATTGTACAATCGCCGCCGTTGCTGTTGTCTTTTGTTTCTGTTTTTGCTCTATGGATCAAAAGGAAAAAAATAATTTTGAATGTTTCAGATCTTTGGCCAACTGCTGCCATTGAACTTCAGGTTTTGAAGAAAAACAGTATTTCGCATAAAATGCTTCTTTTTATAGAACGTTTTATTTACAAAAAAGCAACGCATATTTTTGGTCAGTCTAATGAAATTATTGATCATATTCATTCTATTTTTCCAAAAAAGAAATGCTTTTTATATCGCAATTATCCAGATCATTTTATAGAAAATGTTATTCCTGAAAACGATAATTCTAACGAACCAATAAAATTGTTTTATGCCGGATTGTTAGGAGTTGCTCAGGGCGTTTTTGAGCTCATTCAACAATTGAATTTAGAAAATCTGAATATCGAATTGCATATTTTTGGAGATGGTGCCGAGAAAGCCCAAATCGTAAATTATATGAATGAGAATCCGATGCAGAAAATTATCTTTCACGGAATGTTAGACCGAAATGTCCTGCACGAAAAACTGATGAGTTTAGACATTGCTCTTGTTCCTCTAAAAACAAGAATTTACGGTTCTGTTCCTTCAAAAATATTTGAATACAGCGCTTTAGGATTTCCTATTCTTTATTTTGGTGGTGGCGAAGGAGAATCAATTGTCGAGGAAAATAATTTAGGCTGGGTTGTTCCTGTGGAGGATTTTGAAGGTTTAAACGTCGCTTTGCAAAAGATTTCAGCAACTGGAAAAGATAAAATTCAAAGCATGAAAAAGACAATTTTTCTGCATGCAAAAAGCAATTTTAATCTGGATCAGCAAATGAAAAATCTAATTGAGAATGATGCTTTTTAA
- the wecB gene encoding UDP-N-acetylglucosamine 2-epimerase (non-hydrolyzing): MKITIIAGARPNFIKIAPIINAVKSKQNEGFDVSFRLVHTGQHYDKNLSDTFFEELNIPQPDVNLEVKSGSQAEQTAAIMIAFEKELLQNPCDLVLVVGDVNSTMACSIVAKKCNTKVAHVEAGIRSGDLTMPEEINRMLTDSITDYFFTTSTSASENLLKLGSDPENVHFVGNVMIDTLYQNINRITAPDFWKEHQLQEKNYIILTLHRPANVDEVSSLIDLLYGIDLLVNDKKIIFPIHPRTQAILSESKIEFKNIIFVSPQGYLNFMYLIKNSFAVITDSGGISEETTVLGIPCFTMRDNTERPETETIGSNTIVGTSLKNLQKVFGSFLQNGARKSGIPELWDGKASERIVSILLEKK; this comes from the coding sequence ATGAAAATTACCATTATTGCAGGTGCACGGCCAAACTTCATAAAAATAGCCCCGATTATTAATGCTGTGAAAAGTAAGCAGAATGAGGGTTTTGATGTTTCATTTCGTTTGGTTCACACTGGTCAGCATTATGATAAAAACTTAAGTGATACTTTTTTTGAGGAATTAAATATTCCTCAGCCAGATGTTAATTTAGAAGTAAAAAGCGGTTCTCAGGCCGAACAGACTGCAGCAATTATGATTGCTTTCGAAAAAGAATTACTTCAAAATCCTTGTGATTTGGTTTTAGTTGTAGGCGATGTAAACTCAACAATGGCCTGCTCTATCGTGGCAAAAAAATGTAATACAAAAGTTGCACATGTCGAAGCCGGAATTCGTTCTGGAGATTTAACAATGCCCGAAGAAATCAATAGAATGCTGACGGACAGTATTACTGATTACTTTTTTACAACCTCAACATCAGCTTCAGAAAATTTATTAAAGTTAGGTTCAGATCCAGAAAATGTGCATTTTGTGGGGAATGTGATGATCGATACTTTATATCAAAATATCAACAGAATTACAGCGCCAGATTTTTGGAAGGAACATCAATTACAAGAGAAAAACTATATCATTTTAACGTTGCATCGTCCTGCAAACGTTGACGAAGTTTCATCACTTATTGATTTACTTTACGGAATTGATTTATTAGTGAATGACAAAAAAATAATTTTCCCAATTCACCCAAGAACGCAGGCAATTTTGAGTGAAAGCAAAATCGAGTTTAAAAACATCATTTTTGTTTCGCCTCAAGGTTATTTAAATTTCATGTATTTAATCAAAAACAGTTTTGCCGTTATTACAGACAGCGGTGGAATTTCTGAAGAAACAACTGTTCTTGGAATTCCATGTTTTACTATGCGTGATAATACTGAAAGACCTGAAACAGAAACTATTGGTTCTAATACCATTGTGGGAACATCTTTAAAAAATCTGCAAAAGGTTTTTGGTTCATTTTTACAAAACGGTGCCAGAAAAAGCGGTATTCCAGAATTATGGGATGGAAAAGCTTCTGAGAGAATTGTTTCAATTTTATTGGAAAAGAAATAA
- a CDS encoding glycosyltransferase: MNKILVLIPYYNNIEGLLKSLKSIDADENLDVLIVDDGSTIKLEKELIDGSFKANGKILYKISEKNEGIESALNHGLKIAQSQQYQYIARLDCGDVCLGKRFQIQSQFLEKNPEIKIVGSNVLAVDCNDKFLYAINLPLNHEDIEKKMYFNSMLIHPAIMFSSSILDTIGYYPTQYKSAEDYAFFFTISKYYKMANIAEYLTQIEINEKGISLQKRKQQVLSRITIIKQNFYFGFYPIYGLIRNYILLILPYRFILFLKKVKK, from the coding sequence ATGAATAAAATTCTGGTTTTAATTCCATATTATAATAATATCGAAGGTTTGTTAAAATCTCTAAAATCAATAGATGCAGATGAAAATTTGGATGTATTAATTGTGGATGATGGAAGTACAATAAAATTGGAAAAAGAGCTGATTGATGGAAGTTTTAAAGCCAATGGAAAAATCCTTTATAAAATTTCAGAGAAGAATGAAGGAATAGAATCAGCACTGAATCATGGATTAAAAATAGCTCAGAGTCAACAATACCAATATATTGCGAGATTAGATTGCGGCGATGTTTGTTTGGGCAAAAGATTCCAAATTCAGTCTCAATTTTTAGAGAAAAACCCTGAAATTAAAATTGTCGGCTCCAACGTATTGGCTGTAGATTGTAACGATAAATTCTTATATGCAATTAATCTTCCTTTAAATCATGAAGATATAGAAAAGAAAATGTATTTCAATTCAATGCTTATACATCCCGCTATAATGTTTTCTAGTTCAATATTAGACACAATTGGTTATTATCCTACTCAATATAAATCTGCAGAAGATTATGCTTTTTTCTTCACTATTTCGAAGTATTATAAAATGGCAAATATTGCCGAATATCTCACTCAAATAGAGATTAACGAAAAAGGTATATCATTACAAAAGAGGAAACAACAAGTTTTAAGCAGAATTACTATAATAAAGCAGAATTTTTATTTTGGTTTTTATCCGATCTACGGATTAATTAGAAATTACATATTATTGATTCTTCCTTATCGTTTTATTTTGTTTCTAAAAAAAGTAAAAAAATGA
- a CDS encoding phenylacetate--CoA ligase family protein: MIRLFDFSLRLNGFPIKKAKVELDRIVNLSEEEYALFLENKKKEIVDFHLKNNSFYQKLVGNTDIQNWEDLPILNKQNLQKPLEERLSNGYSKKNIYLNKTSGSSGTPFVFAKDKYSHALTWSSIMMRFGWFGIDFNHSYQARFYGIPMDFIGYQKERIKDFMTHRFRFPVFDLSDEILEKFLEKFKSKKFDYINGYTSSIVLFAKYLEKKDIILNKVCPTLKACFLTSEMLFETDKKLLEKQFGIPIISEYGASELDLIAFENPEGEWQINSETLFVEILDENDKVLPYGEEGRLVITSLFNKANPFIRYEIGDIGILDEKSTAKKPILKKLIGRTNDVAILPSGKKSPGLTFYYVTKSIIEDDGNVKEFIIKQTHLDTFEIEYVAEKELDSAQIQKIKDAIDLYLEPNLNFTFTRKTVLERTNRGKLKQFKSHL; encoded by the coding sequence ATGATTCGTCTTTTTGATTTTTCCCTTCGATTGAACGGCTTTCCGATAAAGAAAGCGAAAGTAGAATTGGATCGAATCGTGAATTTATCCGAAGAAGAATATGCTTTGTTCCTTGAAAATAAAAAAAAGGAAATTGTTGATTTTCATTTAAAAAATAATTCTTTTTACCAGAAATTAGTCGGAAATACAGATATTCAAAACTGGGAAGATCTGCCAATTTTAAATAAACAAAATCTACAAAAACCGCTTGAAGAAAGACTTTCAAACGGTTATTCAAAGAAAAACATTTACCTCAACAAAACTTCCGGATCAAGCGGAACGCCTTTTGTTTTTGCCAAAGATAAATATTCGCACGCTTTAACCTGGTCTTCAATCATGATGCGTTTTGGATGGTTTGGAATTGATTTTAACCATTCTTATCAGGCACGCTTTTATGGCATTCCGATGGATTTTATTGGATATCAAAAAGAGCGTATTAAGGACTTCATGACACATCGTTTCCGATTTCCCGTTTTTGATTTATCTGATGAGATTCTCGAAAAATTTCTAGAAAAATTCAAATCGAAAAAATTCGATTATATTAATGGTTATACAAGTTCTATTGTTTTATTTGCGAAATATCTGGAAAAGAAAGATATCATTTTAAACAAAGTCTGCCCAACTTTAAAAGCTTGTTTTCTCACTTCGGAAATGCTTTTTGAAACAGATAAAAAACTGTTAGAAAAACAATTCGGAATTCCGATTATCAGCGAATATGGAGCGTCCGAATTGGATTTAATTGCTTTTGAAAATCCTGAGGGAGAATGGCAGATAAATTCTGAAACACTTTTTGTCGAAATTTTAGATGAAAATGATAAAGTTCTCCCTTACGGGGAAGAAGGCCGACTTGTCATTACTTCACTATTCAACAAAGCAAATCCTTTTATCAGATATGAAATTGGCGACATCGGAATTCTTGATGAAAAAAGTACTGCTAAAAAACCAATTTTAAAAAAATTAATTGGACGAACCAATGACGTTGCGATTTTACCAAGCGGTAAAAAATCTCCAGGCTTAACCTTTTATTACGTTACCAAAAGCATTATTGAAGATGATGGAAACGTAAAGGAATTTATTATCAAACAAACTCATTTAGATACTTTTGAAATTGAATATGTTGCTGAAAAAGAATTGGATTCGGCACAAATTCAAAAAATAAAAGACGCGATTGATTTATATTTAGAACCCAATTTAAACTTCACTTTTACCCGAAAAACGGTTTTAGAAAGAACCAATCGCGGGAAGCTAAAACAATTTAAATCGCATTTATAA
- a CDS encoding O-antigen ligase family protein, producing MKSLIKKDLYNYTVYFMILVLFFSKALPNIGLIVLTILFFIDFDFKVFKPNFSAKSILLFLLLYLIIKSTFYNNLSLDFRVYKGLLLLFWIYILLNKIEDIKTLKAVILIGINACVLVSVFLISIFFFQTGILPFSNTAEVNKLLLLERPYIGFIAVLGFLLALEKAISISKWRILYIFNSIALLAFILLISARISIITIFVIAGIYFLFYFKVKWYNKILYALALIILFASIIISNKNIRERFFIKNNFEESLQQASDYEPRIVIWNCAYKMTKLDDFNALTGFDGYETIKNHFLDCYASSIENQSKKEYFLSEKFNSHNQFIDFYLIGGIIAFLLFIAFFIKLFLEVKLDFFKIATAISFLLFFIVENIFYRQFGCYLFGIFILILLQTKPNEEN from the coding sequence ATGAAAAGCCTAATCAAGAAGGATCTATATAATTATACAGTTTACTTTATGATCTTAGTGCTTTTCTTTTCGAAAGCACTACCTAACATTGGTCTTATTGTATTAACAATTTTATTTTTTATAGACTTTGATTTTAAGGTATTTAAACCCAATTTTTCTGCAAAAAGTATTCTGTTGTTCTTGTTGCTTTATCTTATAATAAAATCGACATTTTATAATAATTTATCTTTGGACTTTAGGGTTTATAAAGGATTATTATTACTGTTTTGGATTTATATTCTGTTAAACAAAATTGAAGATATAAAAACTTTAAAAGCAGTTATTCTGATAGGGATTAATGCGTGTGTTTTAGTCTCTGTATTTTTAATATCGATATTCTTTTTTCAAACAGGAATTCTGCCTTTTTCTAATACAGCTGAGGTTAATAAGTTACTTCTTTTAGAGCGTCCGTATATTGGCTTTATTGCTGTGCTTGGTTTTTTGTTAGCATTAGAAAAAGCTATCAGCATATCGAAATGGCGTATTCTTTATATATTTAATTCAATCGCTTTATTAGCATTTATTTTATTGATATCAGCCAGAATTTCTATTATCACCATTTTTGTGATTGCTGGAATTTATTTTTTATTTTATTTTAAAGTAAAATGGTACAATAAGATTCTCTACGCTTTAGCATTAATAATTTTGTTTGCAAGTATAATTATATCCAATAAAAACATTCGCGAACGGTTTTTTATAAAAAATAATTTTGAAGAATCTTTACAGCAAGCTTCAGATTATGAGCCAAGAATTGTAATTTGGAATTGTGCCTATAAAATGACAAAGCTAGACGATTTTAACGCTCTAACAGGTTTTGATGGATATGAAACAATTAAAAATCATTTTCTTGATTGTTATGCATCAAGCATTGAAAATCAATCCAAAAAAGAATATTTTTTATCAGAAAAGTTCAATTCGCATAATCAATTCATTGACTTTTATTTAATAGGCGGCATTATAGCATTTCTTTTATTTATTGCTTTTTTTATTAAATTGTTTTTAGAAGTAAAATTGGATTTTTTTAAAATTGCGACAGCTATTTCTTTTTTGCTTTTTTTTATAGTAGAGAACATATTTTACCGACAATTTGGGTGCTATTTGTTTGGTATATTTATACTAATTTTGCTGCAGACAAAACCAAATGAAGAAAATTAA
- a CDS encoding ORF6N domain-containing protein, which yields MNDQSLFSEETISNKIYFIRGQKVMLDRDLALLYGIETKVLKQSVKRNLSRFPEDFMFELIKTEYDSLRSQFVTLEKGRGKYQKYLPFAFTEHGVLMLSSVLKSDKAIQTNIQIMRIFTKVRQMLLDTTEIKVDILQIQKKLENHDKNIELVFSYLDELTEKKENENKRVKIGYKK from the coding sequence ATGAACGATCAATCTTTATTTTCTGAAGAAACAATTTCTAATAAAATATATTTTATCCGCGGACAAAAAGTGATGCTGGATCGTGATTTGGCTTTGCTTTATGGAATAGAAACTAAAGTTTTAAAACAATCCGTTAAAAGGAACTTATCGAGATTTCCAGAAGATTTCATGTTTGAACTTATTAAAACAGAATATGATTCTCTAAGGTCACAATTTGTGACCTTAGAGAAAGGAAGAGGTAAATATCAAAAATATCTTCCTTTTGCTTTCACTGAACATGGCGTTTTAATGCTATCTAGCGTTCTAAAAAGTGACAAAGCAATTCAAACCAATATTCAAATCATGCGTATATTCACGAAAGTGAGACAAATGCTTTTAGATACAACTGAAATTAAAGTTGATATTCTTCAGATTCAGAAGAAGTTAGAAAATCATGATAAAAATATTGAATTGGTTTTTTCTTATTTAGATGAATTAACGGAGAAAAAAGAAAATGAAAATAAAAGAGTCAAAATAGGATACAAAAAATAA
- a CDS encoding glycosyltransferase codes for MKKIKIAHVLHSVGGVDVSLRQILHNLDTINFENIVIHSDSDIKDNFVDKDSKPVVDYQLPIYREISFIDDLKAILKAWKIIRKEKPDLIHSHSTKGGVIGRVVGFLTGIKVLHTPQAFSFLSAEGKTKKAFFLKIEKLLSKGNTVLLASSQSELNRAINEVGFPKSKTNLFNNAIEPIDKILELSIPKTWPDQYLCTVGRPCYQKNIEELINVLHEVNKIEDVHLVILGVGHHADHLKQVENLIAKLNLKNNVTLLNWTTREDVLNIISKSKIYLSTARYEGLPYSIIESLALSIPSVVSDCDGNRDLIINDYNGYCIKENNTIEFSQKIRILLQDEKLYNEFSKNAKDTFEKHHNIYKKIKDLESIYREQLK; via the coding sequence ATGAAGAAAATTAAAATAGCACATGTTCTACATTCAGTAGGAGGAGTTGACGTTTCGTTGAGACAGATACTTCACAATCTAGATACTATAAATTTTGAAAATATTGTAATTCATAGTGATTCTGACATTAAGGATAATTTTGTAGATAAAGATTCTAAACCAGTTGTTGATTATCAGCTGCCAATTTACAGAGAGATTTCTTTTATTGATGATCTAAAAGCAATTTTAAAAGCTTGGAAAATTATTCGTAAAGAAAAACCAGATTTAATACACTCACATAGTACTAAAGGAGGTGTAATAGGCAGAGTTGTTGGTTTTTTAACAGGCATAAAAGTTTTGCATACGCCGCAGGCTTTTTCTTTTTTAAGTGCAGAGGGTAAAACTAAAAAAGCATTTTTTTTAAAAATCGAAAAATTGCTTTCAAAAGGAAATACAGTATTATTGGCTTCTTCACAATCCGAATTGAACAGAGCGATAAATGAAGTTGGTTTTCCAAAATCAAAAACAAATCTTTTTAACAATGCGATAGAACCAATCGATAAAATTTTAGAATTATCGATACCAAAAACATGGCCGGACCAATATCTTTGTACCGTAGGAAGACCATGTTATCAAAAAAATATTGAAGAATTAATAAATGTTCTACATGAAGTTAATAAAATAGAAGATGTACATTTGGTAATTTTAGGAGTAGGACATCATGCCGATCATCTTAAACAAGTGGAAAATTTAATTGCAAAACTAAATTTAAAAAACAACGTCACATTGTTGAACTGGACAACTAGAGAAGATGTTTTAAATATTATTAGTAAATCCAAAATTTATCTTTCTACTGCTAGATATGAAGGACTTCCTTATTCTATTATTGAAAGTTTAGCTTTGTCAATTCCGAGTGTGGTATCTGATTGTGATGGAAATAGGGATTTAATTATAAATGATTATAACGGTTATTGCATTAAAGAAAATAATACAATAGAGTTTAGTCAAAAAATTAGAATTTTACTTCAAGACGAAAAATTGTATAATGAGTTTTCAAAAAATGCAAAAGACACATTTGAAAAACACCACAACATTTATAAAAAAATAAAGGATCTGGAATCTATTTACAGAGAGCAATTAAAATAA